The following DNA comes from Rhodothermales bacterium.
TGATTTATGACCCAGTCGGCCGCATAAATGAATAGCGAGATCGCCAGGGTAGCTCCGATCGTTACGAGCGTGTTGCTGATCAACTCCTTGCGTGAGGGCCAGCTGACCTTCCGCATCTCCTTTGCAACTTCCTCCATGTAGGCCTT
Coding sequences within:
- the secE gene encoding preprotein translocase subunit SecE; amino-acid sequence: MNVKAYMEEVAKEMRKVSWPSRKELISNTLVTIGATLAISLFIYAADWVINQILEIIYQ